The Glycine soja cultivar W05 chromosome 9, ASM419377v2, whole genome shotgun sequence sequence ATATTTCTCCTTCAATATAAAGTGAGGTAtgaagataaatttttaaatgtgtAGACATATAAGGATTaatattcatgaaaatcatcacTAATACAGGATAAAAATTGACTTTAATCTACTATAGTAGGCTTCAAAGTTTATACTTTCCAATCACCAACATTTAACACTAACTAAAGAAAAGCAAATCAAGAGGTGTAAATAGGTTCAAGAGATATTCATCAAAGATAAGAGTTCATTTATAATAACAACCACTATATATGAAATAAAgtgataaaattagaagaaacaACTTACAGCAAATTCGCAGAACTTGTCATTGACTCATTCTCTTGACTTCAATTTCTTAGTTTTCTCCATCACCTCCCAAGCAGTTGGTGGTCTTTGAAATTCCTTTGACTACATAAATTTAAGAagttaaaattgtaaaacatttaattaattacattgaattgaaaatcaatgaggtgtgtgtgtgtgtgtgtatatatatatatatatatatatatatatatatatatatatatatatatatatatatatatatatatatatatatagtaaaattaCCAGCTTTTCAAAGAGAGTTACAGTAGATATGGAACCACCACAGTATGCTGAGGCTCCTTTATCAACAGATCGATTCGCCTTGACAGTGGAGCTCTTGTTTAGGAAATCTGTAGAACCCCAATGTTCGTCCAAGGCTACTCGAACATTAGTTGTTATCCACTTTCCTTTATCTTGACCATTTCTGTTCTTGTTCATTGCACTTTTTAAAATACGTGAACCTTTTGTCTCAAAAACAGCTCTAATGGCTTGCTCTTCTTGTGGGTGCCACCTATACTCTTTCTGCATAAAATATGAAACCAAAACTAAATTAGAAATGATAcaagaaacaataaattttaaattacaccATAATTCAAGTTACCTTAAACTCTCCAAACCACCTATCACGAAGGTCAACTGACACCTTCAACCAACTTGGAGCTGGTTCATCAAATTTTGCCCTAATGATATTTGATATGATATTAGAACACCCATATGTTGGTTGAAACCTATGTACAAAGACATTGTCAATaccacatttaaaaaatatttaagaaaaattattagttaaatcAAATGCACTTACTCTCCTTTATATGCACGAATGAAAGGcctttcatcaacaatatgttcACAATTTGGATCTGGTGGGTACTCAGGTGTAACAGAATCATCTGGTGTTGAAGGTGAAGCATCTCTAACAGGGGTAGTGGGAATTGACTCCCTTACAAAGGTAGGATTTGGTTGGTCTTGAGCTGTAGGAAGTGTATTTGGAGTCTATGCAACAACATGAACCATCGACTTTGAGGTTGATATGTGAATGGATGAAGGGGAAGGGTTGGTGGTAATTGAAACTCCCAAACTAAAACCACGTCTTGTACCACGATTAAATGTTCTACGACCACCACCTCTACCTCTATCTGCCATCTGCATGTTTGATTTTGTTAcacatgtgtgtgtgtatgtgtgtgtgtatatatatatatatatatatatatatatatatatatatatatatatatatatatataatgtttaagaacaaataaataaaaaatgaagtacCGCAAGTAATACACTTTAGTAACCAAATAAATCCAACTTGTTAATGAAAACTCATAGAAACATGTTTTCTACACCAAAATAGGTCACTTATCTTCTCTTTCATATTCACTACAAGAATAAACGTAATAATTATTGCAAATCATAGTCATACAAATGTAAAACTACACACACACTGAACATATGGCATGCAATATATTtaagaacaataaataaaaagtgaagtaCCACAAGTAATACACTTTAGTAAACAAATAAATCCAACTTGTTTATGAAAGCTCACATAAAAATGTTTTCTACACCAAAATAGGTCACTTATCTTCTTTTTCGTATTCATTACAAGAGTAAAAAACATGCAATTAACTTTAATATATGAATTACCTAAGAAGTATCTGTATCATCAAAATCActctcaatgtcattctcacTTAATATGCATTCATCCTCGTCTGGTTCAACCAAGTCTAATTGTTTGAGTAAATCTGCATCTATCTTTTCTCCATCTCCATCAACATCTGCAAGAGACTCATTAATGACATCAGCGTCAACTTCCAACACTTGAAGCTCTATAAGCTCATCATCTTGGTATGAAGCCTCTTGCTCAGTTTCACTTACTATATTGTTAGTGATTCTACTACGAGCTTTTGTCTTCATTACGGTTAACCATCCACGATGTCCCTTGGGATATGTTGTGTAATAAACTTGTTCTACTTGTTGTGCAAATATGAATGAGTCATATGCTTTAGTATATCTTTTTGATTGCCTTACTTCAACAAGCTGATACTTTTTATCTACTCGTGTCCCTATATAAGGAGTATTATCAAACTAATCACACTTGAATAGAACTAACTTCATCAATGGGATGCCAGTATACTCCAATTGAATAATATCATACAACATTCCATAAAAATCAGATTCTAGTTGACCATCAGTTCCCCGTACGTGAACACCATAATTAGAAGAATTCATGCCTTCATTCCAACTAACTGTTTGAAATTTGTATCCATTTATAATGTAGATAGGCCATGATTCAAGTTTTCTCTTAGGTCCCCATGCCAAATTAAccaatcttgaatcttgaatattATCTTTTGGATTTAGAacctaaaaaatttaacaattaacatcatatataacactatatatttgaataatacaTAAGGTGTTAACCTACATATTGCTTGAACCATGTAGGAAAGTTGGATGAAATGTCTTGGTTAAGTTGAGCATCCGAAGTAGTGAGATTCAGCTCCCTCAAAAAATTCTCATAAATACTGTAAAGGAGAAAACAAATTACTCAAAGTACACaatataatatcattaaaatattaattagagtTATAAAAGTATTAATGTCATCAAAGTGCATTTTGGAAATTACATTTTGGGATGGGTGTTTTGCAAGCTTTTAAAGGTGTAGTAAGCAACTACCATTTTGCTACCTCTAAATATGGGATAAAATATGTCaataattagataa is a genomic window containing:
- the LOC114368318 gene encoding uncharacterized protein LOC114368318, whose translation is MQMADRGRGGGRRTFNRGTRRGFSLGTPNTLPTAQDQPNPTFVRESIPTTPVRDASPSTPDDSVTPEYPPDPNCEHIVDERPFIRAYKGEFQPTYGCSNIISNIIRAKFDEPAPSWLKVSVDLRDRWFGEFKKEYRWHPQEEQAIRAVFETKGSRILKSAMNKNRNGQDKGKWITTNVRVALDEHWGSTDFLNKSSTVKANRSVDKGASAYCGGSISTVTLFEKLSKEFQRPPTAWEVMEKTKKLKSRE